A genomic region of Streptococcus suis contains the following coding sequences:
- a CDS encoding DMT family transporter yields the protein MEQTTSAIAQQKMVETTRKFHIAGIRSGVISGLFYGLYSFVIMILQGFDPIKSAVGILAAPFVMGAINDFLGGCMLLLGVIKNGKFQELGRTLATKPGKIMVLGYILGGPVANGAYLVGLYLAGAFAIPISATTAAFGALFSAIFLKQKLNMRVVAGMLMCVAGAVVINLVKPEGAPNFTLGIILAVVAAVCWGLEGTISSFGGAMLDSEVTVTLRQLVSGLIQMVIIVPIIGATGLFTATLTSPFLVFLLLISGTLVGISYMEWYRSNAMVGTAIGMSLNITYALWGVLLSILFLGQPITTTIVVGSLVIIGGAILVTTNPLDFFRKERE from the coding sequence ATGGAACAAACAACAAGCGCTATTGCACAACAAAAAATGGTTGAAACGACTCGGAAATTCCATATTGCAGGTATCCGAAGCGGAGTTATTTCTGGCTTATTTTATGGATTATACTCATTTGTGATTATGATCCTACAAGGTTTTGACCCCATTAAGTCAGCCGTAGGTATTCTAGCCGCACCTTTTGTAATGGGGGCGATTAACGATTTTCTCGGCGGATGCATGCTCTTATTAGGAGTTATAAAAAATGGAAAGTTTCAGGAGCTTGGCAGAACGCTAGCTACTAAACCAGGTAAAATAATGGTACTTGGTTATATTCTGGGAGGACCGGTTGCAAATGGAGCTTATTTAGTTGGACTATATTTGGCTGGTGCATTTGCAATTCCGATTTCAGCAACTACGGCAGCTTTTGGAGCACTTTTTTCCGCTATTTTCTTGAAGCAAAAATTAAATATGCGAGTTGTTGCAGGGATGTTGATGTGTGTTGCTGGTGCAGTCGTAATTAATTTAGTGAAGCCTGAAGGAGCTCCTAATTTCACATTAGGAATTATCTTAGCTGTTGTAGCCGCAGTATGTTGGGGACTTGAAGGAACTATTTCAAGTTTTGGTGGCGCGATGCTTGATTCAGAAGTTACAGTAACGTTACGCCAATTGGTTTCAGGTTTGATACAAATGGTTATTATTGTTCCAATTATCGGAGCTACCGGCTTGTTTACCGCTACACTAACCTCTCCATTCTTAGTATTCCTTTTATTAATTTCTGGGACTCTTGTAGGTATTTCATATATGGAATGGTATCGTTCGAATGCAATGGTCGGTACTGCAATTGGAATGTCATTAAATATCACCTACGCTCTTTGGGGTGTCCTGTTGAGTATTCTCTTCTTAGGACAACCAATTACTACAACAATCGTAGTTGGTTCACTTGTTATTATTGGAGGAGCGATACTAGTAACAACTAACCCATTGGATTTTTTTAGAAAAGAAAGGGAATAA
- a CDS encoding BMC domain-containing protein produces MERYQAIGAVETFGLVYALEAADAMVKASDVDVIAYVNTASGYIAVIVQGETAACKTAVEAGVKAVEKMGTEVYSSVVIPGPHEDLKKIIDRYSLEMMFPEETVE; encoded by the coding sequence ATGGAAAGATATCAAGCGATTGGAGCAGTGGAGACATTCGGTCTTGTCTACGCACTTGAAGCAGCAGATGCAATGGTAAAAGCTTCAGACGTCGATGTTATTGCGTATGTTAATACTGCATCTGGCTATATTGCAGTAATTGTTCAAGGTGAGACTGCTGCTTGTAAAACAGCAGTAGAAGCAGGGGTTAAGGCGGTAGAAAAGATGGGGACTGAAGTATACAGTAGTGTCGTTATCCCAGGACCTCATGAAGATTTGAAGAAAATTATTGATCGATATTCATTGGAAATGATGTTCCCAGAAGAAACAGTAGAATAG
- a CDS encoding BMC domain-containing protein, translating into MEKMERIIQESVPGKQITLAHIIAAPIQAVYDSLGVEDRGAIGILAITPYETAIIAADLSGKSADVDICFVDRFTGSVMFSGDVQSVETALQRILDYFKENLGFSIVPLTKS; encoded by the coding sequence ATGGAGAAAATGGAACGTATTATTCAGGAGTCGGTTCCAGGGAAACAAATAACCTTAGCTCATATTATTGCGGCACCTATTCAGGCTGTTTATGATAGCCTTGGCGTTGAAGATAGAGGTGCTATTGGAATTTTAGCAATTACTCCTTATGAGACTGCAATAATTGCCGCTGACTTATCTGGTAAATCGGCTGATGTAGATATTTGTTTTGTAGATAGATTTACGGGCTCAGTCATGTTTAGCGGGGATGTACAAAGTGTAGAAACAGCTTTGCAACGGATTCTTGACTATTTTAAAGAAAATTTGGGATTCTCGATTGTTCCATTAACAAAATCATGA
- the cutC gene encoding choline trimethylamine-lyase has product MDMKEFTAKLEEATKKLSAEERASLVKIFQSVSDDITKPEVHFTNEVSLAAEGTEVPDGITPRLQALKNQYLKAQPTISLLRATNLTRISKENEGMPKAILRGTAFKEFCKIAPVVIQDNELLVGAPNGGARFGAFSPDISWRWLRDEIDTVSTRPQDPYALSEEDKKVLREEIFPYWEGRSVDEACETQYREAGAWELSGESFVSDCSYHACSGGGDSNPGYDVVGMRKGMLDIKAEAEAHLSKLDYGNPDDLEKIYFYKAQILTAEGVMIYAKRMSEHAAELAAKELNPKRKAELEMISRVNANVPAHKPETFWEAMQYVVTIQHLLLCEENQTGLSIGRVDQYMYPLYKRDIEAGRMNDYQAFELAGCMFIKMSEMMWLTSEGSSKFFAGYQPFVNMCVGGVTREGRDATNDLTYLLMDAIRHVKVYQPTLATRINNKSPRKYLKKIVDVVRAGIGFPACHFDDSHIKMMLAKGVSMEDARDYCLMGCVEPQKSGRLYQWTSTAYTQWPILIETTLNHGIPLWYGKPVTPDMGSLDQYKTFEQFEAAVKETIKYVTKWTSVMTVISQRVQRELAPAPLMSMMYEGTMENGRGVKSGGAMYNFGPGVVWSGLANYADSMAAIKKLVFEDKKYTLDELNKALIADFEGYDQIRADCLAAPKYGNDDDYVDYFASDIIEFTEEEHRKYKTLYSVLSHGTLSISNNTPLGQITGASASGRRAWTPLSDGISPDHGMDTKGPTAIIKSVSKMANENMNIGMVHNFKIMAGLLDTPQGEESLITLLRTASILGNGEMQFNYLDNAILLDAQQHPEKYRDLIVRVAGYSAFFVELCKDVQDEIIARTVLTRI; this is encoded by the coding sequence ATGGATATGAAGGAATTTACAGCTAAGCTAGAAGAAGCTACAAAAAAATTAAGTGCTGAAGAGCGTGCTTCTCTGGTGAAAATTTTCCAAAGTGTTTCAGATGATATTACAAAGCCAGAGGTTCATTTTACAAATGAAGTATCGCTTGCAGCGGAGGGGACAGAAGTTCCAGATGGGATTACACCTCGCTTGCAAGCTTTAAAAAATCAATATTTGAAAGCGCAACCAACCATTTCTTTACTTCGTGCTACGAATTTAACACGAATTTCTAAAGAAAACGAAGGTATGCCAAAAGCAATTCTACGTGGGACAGCTTTCAAGGAATTTTGTAAAATTGCACCCGTAGTCATTCAAGATAATGAATTGTTAGTAGGGGCCCCTAACGGTGGTGCACGATTTGGTGCATTCTCACCTGATATATCGTGGCGTTGGTTGCGTGATGAAATTGATACTGTATCAACACGTCCACAAGATCCGTACGCATTGTCTGAAGAAGATAAAAAAGTACTGAGAGAAGAAATTTTCCCATACTGGGAAGGTCGTTCTGTAGATGAGGCTTGTGAAACACAATATCGTGAAGCTGGTGCATGGGAGCTTTCAGGTGAATCGTTTGTTTCTGATTGCTCATACCATGCTTGTTCAGGCGGAGGTGACTCCAACCCTGGTTATGATGTTGTGGGTATGCGTAAAGGGATGCTTGATATAAAAGCTGAGGCAGAAGCACACCTTTCAAAATTAGACTATGGAAATCCAGATGATTTGGAAAAAATTTATTTCTATAAAGCACAAATCCTTACTGCGGAAGGCGTGATGATTTATGCTAAACGCATGTCTGAACATGCAGCTGAGTTAGCGGCAAAAGAATTAAATCCTAAACGTAAAGCTGAGTTGGAAATGATTTCCCGTGTAAATGCTAATGTCCCAGCTCATAAACCAGAAACCTTCTGGGAAGCGATGCAATATGTTGTAACAATTCAACATCTGTTGCTGTGTGAAGAAAACCAAACTGGATTATCTATTGGTCGTGTTGACCAATATATGTACCCACTCTATAAACGTGATATTGAAGCTGGTCGAATGAATGACTATCAAGCATTTGAATTGGCTGGTTGTATGTTTATTAAGATGTCAGAAATGATGTGGCTTACTTCTGAAGGTTCTTCAAAATTTTTTGCGGGATATCAACCATTCGTTAACATGTGTGTGGGTGGTGTTACTCGTGAAGGACGTGATGCAACAAATGACTTAACTTATCTCTTGATGGATGCTATTCGACATGTAAAAGTATACCAACCTACTTTAGCGACTCGCATTAATAATAAGTCACCGCGGAAATATTTGAAGAAAATTGTTGATGTCGTTCGAGCAGGTATTGGTTTCCCAGCATGCCATTTTGATGATTCGCATATTAAAATGATGTTGGCTAAGGGTGTTTCAATGGAGGACGCGCGTGATTACTGTTTGATGGGATGTGTTGAGCCACAAAAATCAGGTCGTCTGTATCAATGGACATCGACAGCCTATACTCAATGGCCAATCTTGATTGAAACAACATTAAATCATGGAATCCCATTGTGGTACGGTAAACCAGTTACCCCAGACATGGGATCTTTGGACCAATATAAAACGTTTGAACAGTTTGAAGCCGCTGTTAAAGAGACTATCAAATATGTTACAAAATGGACTTCTGTGATGACAGTTATTTCTCAGCGTGTCCAACGTGAATTAGCTCCAGCTCCTTTGATGTCTATGATGTATGAAGGAACTATGGAAAATGGTCGAGGTGTAAAATCTGGTGGTGCAATGTACAACTTTGGACCTGGTGTTGTTTGGTCTGGTCTTGCAAACTATGCAGATTCAATGGCAGCAATCAAGAAATTAGTATTCGAAGATAAGAAATATACTCTTGACGAATTGAATAAAGCACTGATAGCTGATTTTGAAGGATATGATCAAATTCGAGCAGATTGCTTAGCAGCACCTAAATATGGTAATGATGATGATTATGTGGATTACTTTGCATCAGATATTATTGAATTTACGGAAGAGGAACATCGTAAATATAAAACACTCTATTCTGTCCTAAGTCATGGTACTCTATCTATTTCAAATAATACCCCGCTTGGACAGATTACAGGTGCATCGGCATCTGGCCGTCGTGCCTGGACACCACTGTCTGACGGTATTTCGCCAGATCATGGTATGGATACCAAAGGCCCAACTGCTATTATTAAATCTGTTTCTAAGATGGCCAATGAAAATATGAATATTGGTATGGTTCATAACTTTAAGATTATGGCAGGACTTCTTGATACACCACAAGGTGAGGAGAGCTTGATAACTCTCCTGAGAACAGCAAGTATCCTTGGTAATGGTGAGATGCAATTTAACTACCTTGATAATGCAATTTTGCTAGATGCACAACAACATCCAGAAAAATATCGTGATTTAATTGTACGTGTAGCAGGTTACAGTGCATTCTTTGTTGAATTGTGTAAAGATGTACAGGATGAAATTATTGCTCGTACAGTACTGACACGAATTTAA
- the eutM gene encoding ethanolamine utilization microcompartment protein EutM — MSSEALGMIETKGLVGSIEAADAMVKAANVTLIGKEHVGGGLVTVLVRGDVGAVKAATDAGAAAAQRIGELISVHVIPRPHSEVETILPTTK, encoded by the coding sequence ATGAGTTCTGAAGCATTGGGAATGATTGAGACTAAGGGATTAGTCGGCTCAATAGAGGCGGCTGATGCAATGGTTAAAGCAGCGAACGTTACTTTAATCGGCAAAGAACATGTTGGTGGCGGTTTGGTCACTGTCTTGGTTAGAGGAGATGTTGGTGCTGTCAAAGCAGCAACGGATGCTGGCGCTGCTGCGGCACAAAGAATAGGAGAACTTATATCGGTTCATGTAATTCCACGTCCTCATAGCGAAGTGGAAACTATCTTGCCTACGACTAAATGA
- a CDS encoding aldehyde dehydrogenase translates to MRYIDKDLESIQEIRNLLLNGQMSFVHLEKYGQEDLDTIISIFIKSLQSSMRGYVHDFVAGNDYGVEEDELFLCTHFIKRFGETLQNENYVGIIGGNPKEKCIKIGAPLGVIAVMLPSHPTFTLLVNLCLLAMKTGNAMIFIANQRSTKATLDSLKKLIILAEESGYSEGGISLGETISDAGIVELLSSDKVSLILNIGCSEYISNKFVTNTPLIFGGESSGPVFIERSADLEKAVRDVIHSRSFQNGILPGAEQFLVTENIIADQIKDSLKRNGAYLLSDTETENLTKFLRQSEKNVNRSYIGKSAIWLAEKAGIQVPQGTKVLVSIQDYMNEEDYFCRKLLCPIIIVYLEPDWTLACVKCMNLLDELKMGHTLTIHSKDWKIIREFALVKKVGRIVVNAPTVCVATGIVSNFPTSLILGGITTGKGYSSENITPRHLTYTRHVGFEFNDKI, encoded by the coding sequence ATGAGATATATTGACAAAGATTTAGAATCAATTCAAGAGATACGAAATTTGCTTCTGAACGGTCAAATGTCTTTTGTTCATCTGGAAAAGTACGGTCAAGAAGATTTAGATACCATTATCTCTATTTTTATAAAGTCTTTACAATCTAGTATGAGAGGTTATGTTCATGATTTTGTTGCAGGAAACGATTATGGCGTAGAAGAAGATGAACTTTTCTTGTGTACACATTTTATTAAACGTTTTGGTGAGACATTGCAGAATGAGAACTATGTTGGTATTATTGGTGGCAATCCCAAAGAAAAATGTATAAAAATTGGTGCTCCTCTAGGAGTTATTGCCGTTATGTTGCCCTCTCATCCAACATTTACTTTATTAGTAAACCTTTGCTTACTTGCAATGAAAACAGGGAATGCTATGATATTTATTGCCAATCAACGTTCTACGAAGGCAACTTTAGATAGTTTGAAAAAACTAATCATATTAGCAGAAGAGTCGGGATATTCAGAGGGTGGTATCAGTTTAGGAGAAACAATCAGTGATGCAGGAATAGTAGAATTATTGTCTAGTGATAAGGTTTCGCTCATTCTTAATATTGGATGTTCAGAATATATATCAAATAAGTTTGTTACAAACACTCCGTTAATATTTGGTGGAGAGTCATCTGGTCCAGTATTTATAGAGAGAAGTGCGGATTTAGAAAAAGCAGTTAGAGATGTTATTCACTCTAGGAGTTTTCAGAATGGGATTTTACCAGGAGCGGAACAGTTTCTTGTTACGGAAAATATTATTGCAGATCAAATTAAAGATAGTCTGAAAAGGAATGGCGCCTACTTGCTGTCAGATACAGAAACTGAGAATTTAACTAAATTTTTAAGACAATCAGAAAAAAATGTAAACAGAAGTTACATCGGAAAGTCAGCAATTTGGTTAGCAGAGAAAGCTGGTATACAAGTACCTCAGGGAACTAAGGTCCTCGTATCTATACAAGATTACATGAATGAAGAGGATTATTTTTGTCGAAAACTGCTGTGTCCGATAATAATAGTGTATTTAGAACCTGATTGGACATTGGCCTGTGTTAAGTGTATGAATCTATTAGACGAACTAAAAATGGGTCACACACTTACTATCCATTCCAAAGATTGGAAGATTATTAGAGAATTTGCTTTAGTCAAAAAAGTTGGAAGAATTGTCGTAAATGCTCCGACGGTATGTGTTGCGACGGGTATTGTTTCTAATTTTCCTACCTCATTAATTTTAGGTGGCATTACAACCGGTAAAGGATATAGCTCAGAAAACATTACGCCCAGACATTTGACCTATACCCGTCACGTTGGTTTTGAATTTAATGATAAGATTTAG
- a CDS encoding MerR family transcriptional regulator, with the protein MGVDNLFSIGRAAAMSCVSTKTLRYYESLDLIHPTHISSENGYRYYDKETLLLIPLIKYYQQVGLNLKRIKELISVAGCSTHYHHLKKRRDEINAEREELSIALSSVDDWLELIIEGELCLQNLKLSAVSKSEPIISVKYYSEQSSYCYLEQPYHYNYKESIINLEWIRHLESHSLEVSGPVILKYSSYLSKMNGESEFATILQHCFPESASFSTFGGFMALSCYHIGPLECIGKTYERLIDYAEEHKYDLKNECYERHVIDYWVTQNLDEFVTEIIIPVVTQEEINRK; encoded by the coding sequence ATGGGAGTAGACAATCTATTTTCAATCGGTAGGGCAGCTGCAATGAGCTGTGTTTCAACGAAAACACTACGCTATTATGAAAGCTTAGACCTAATCCATCCTACGCATATTTCGAGTGAGAATGGATATCGGTATTATGATAAAGAAACTTTACTGTTGATACCGCTAATTAAGTACTATCAGCAAGTTGGTTTGAATCTAAAGAGAATTAAAGAGTTAATTAGTGTAGCTGGTTGTTCAACACACTATCATCATCTCAAGAAAAGACGCGATGAGATAAATGCAGAACGTGAGGAGTTATCAATTGCGCTTTCATCAGTAGATGATTGGTTAGAGTTGATTATTGAGGGGGAATTATGTTTACAGAATCTGAAGCTATCTGCTGTTTCAAAGTCTGAACCCATTATTAGTGTTAAATACTATTCCGAGCAGTCTAGTTATTGTTACCTTGAACAACCTTATCACTATAATTATAAGGAATCAATAATAAATCTTGAGTGGATAAGGCACTTAGAATCGCATAGCTTAGAGGTGTCAGGTCCTGTTATTTTAAAATACAGTTCTTATCTAAGTAAGATGAACGGAGAAAGTGAGTTTGCGACAATTCTGCAACATTGCTTTCCAGAGTCAGCAAGCTTTTCAACTTTTGGAGGTTTCATGGCTTTGAGTTGCTATCATATAGGACCATTAGAGTGTATAGGTAAAACATACGAGCGTTTGATAGATTATGCTGAAGAACATAAATATGATTTAAAAAATGAATGTTATGAGAGACATGTTATTGACTACTGGGTTACTCAAAATTTAGATGAATTTGTAACGGAAATCATTATTCCTGTTGTTACACAGGAGGAAATTAATCGAAAATAA
- the cutD gene encoding choline TMA-lyase-activating enzyme has translation MTTIKKHETRINVFNVQKYNLYDGPGIRTIVFFKGCPMRCKWCANPEGLEFGTNIMHKETLCRPYNACAKTCPLGSVCFKFANEEAPIPYDYTDKEHPIDVTRYQKKRPSKSDIEGCPEGALTIAGESKTISELMDIIHEDDAFYEMSGGGVTLSGGECLAQGEGALALLKACKQDGLNTAVETAGYVPNKVVMKVAEYTDLFLFDLKHMDSKKHNEWTGVGNERILTNLKWLLDAGYNVKIRMPMLKGINDSEEEIRAIIDFLLPYKDSLNFKGIDLLPYHKLGVNKYKQLGIEYQIKGDPSLSQFDLDRIESYILASDLLVNVVKH, from the coding sequence GTGACAACGATTAAAAAACATGAAACACGAATCAATGTATTCAATGTTCAAAAATACAATTTATATGATGGTCCAGGTATTCGTACAATTGTTTTCTTCAAAGGTTGTCCAATGCGTTGTAAATGGTGTGCTAATCCTGAAGGGCTTGAGTTTGGGACGAATATTATGCATAAAGAGACATTATGTAGACCATATAATGCATGTGCTAAGACTTGTCCCCTTGGAAGTGTTTGTTTTAAATTTGCTAATGAGGAAGCGCCTATACCATATGATTATACTGATAAGGAACATCCGATTGATGTGACTCGCTATCAGAAAAAACGTCCTAGTAAATCCGATATAGAGGGATGTCCAGAAGGAGCTTTAACAATTGCAGGAGAATCTAAGACAATTTCAGAATTGATGGATATCATACATGAGGATGATGCCTTCTACGAAATGTCTGGCGGAGGGGTTACGTTGTCCGGTGGTGAATGCCTAGCACAAGGTGAAGGAGCTCTTGCTTTGCTTAAAGCTTGTAAGCAAGATGGATTAAACACTGCCGTAGAGACCGCAGGCTATGTACCAAATAAGGTTGTGATGAAGGTTGCGGAATATACTGATTTATTCTTATTTGATTTGAAACATATGGATTCAAAAAAACATAATGAATGGACAGGTGTAGGAAACGAACGAATTCTAACAAATTTAAAATGGTTACTAGACGCCGGCTATAATGTAAAAATACGCATGCCAATGTTAAAAGGAATTAATGATAGCGAGGAAGAAATTCGCGCGATTATTGATTTTTTACTCCCGTATAAAGATAGTTTGAACTTTAAAGGAATTGATTTACTCCCCTACCACAAGTTGGGTGTTAATAAGTACAAACAATTGGGGATTGAATACCAAATTAAAGGAGATCCTTCACTGAGTCAATTTGATTTGGATAGGATTGAGAGCTATATTCTAGCCAGTGATCTGCTTGTGAATGTTGTAAAACATTGA
- a CDS encoding BMC domain-containing protein: MRYRGGQALGLVETVGLVPALEACDKMLKASNVKLVSYENVGSTLVTIMVVGDVAAVEASVEAGARAADAIGKLTAHNVMPRPISSVGDMVSVHDIDN, from the coding sequence ATGAGATATCGTGGTGGTCAAGCCTTAGGGCTTGTTGAAACGGTTGGTTTAGTACCAGCTCTAGAAGCGTGTGATAAGATGTTGAAAGCTAGTAATGTTAAGCTAGTTTCATATGAAAATGTTGGCTCTACATTAGTAACAATAATGGTAGTTGGTGATGTGGCGGCAGTTGAGGCATCCGTAGAAGCTGGTGCACGTGCAGCAGATGCAATTGGGAAATTAACAGCGCACAATGTGATGCCTAGACCGATTTCGTCAGTTGGCGATATGGTTTCTGTACATGATATTGATAATTGA